The sequence CGAGTTTGAGGCGTATCCGTGGGTGCGCCAGCACTTCCGCGATCTGTTGCAGCAGTATTTCGATCAGCTCAATCTGCAACTGGAGCGTTTCGGCAACGGGTTGCCGCAGTTGCTGGTTCGCATCGCCCAGGGCCTTGCCAGCGGCCAGCACTGGATCGAGACCATGTTGACCCCCGAGCAGCGGCGGATCTTTGAACAACTCCAGGCGCTGATGTCGCTGGTCGAGGGCTATGGCAACCATGTCATGAACGCGGTGGGCCGGCAGTTGCTGCCGAGTTTCGAGCAAATCGAACAGCGTGTGGCCCAGCGCCAGGCGAATAAGACGGTCCTCGAGGTGCTGATAAACCGGATTACGGGCATGGATCTGAAGCTGATCCAGTACCAGCAGGGTGAGGCCTTCGTCAACGCAGTGACGCAAACCCGTGGGGTGGTCTTCGCCGCCCGCGTCTGGGAGCGGCCTGAGAATCTGCCTACCCTGGAGGAGATCCGCAATCCGGGAGCCTGGATCAGGCGTATGGACCGGCAAGGATAATTTGGATTTTGGATTTTGGATTTTGGATTGCCATATACGGAAATCCAAAATCCAAAATCCAAAATGGCCATACTCCTCCACCAGTTGCCCGGCAGCGGTGCAGGGATCAAGAAAGTGGCCGCGTTCCAGGGAGGCGCGCTACGAAGGCGCGGGTCACTGCCAGACGGACGGGGGCGGGTGCGATGCCTGCCTGAAGTGAAGGCAGACGGCCCGGGGGCGGGTTCTGGGAGGGCGAGGATCTCTCACGAACACGTCTCAGGGCGGACAGGCAGGGGTGACCGGCTGGTCGCCCCTACTGTGTTTGTGGGGCCGGAGGGAGAGACGGCTCGCCTTCGATATTGCCGTCACCGGCGCCGATCAGCGCCAGCAGGCCTGCTTCGTCGAGCACAGGCACGCCAAGTTCCCCGGCTCGGGCCAGTTTGCTCCCCGGATTGGCCCCCGCCACCACGTAGCTGGTTTTCCTGCTGACGCTATCGGTAACCTTGCCGCCGTGGGCGATGATCAGCTCGCTGGCCTGATCGCGAGTGAGCGTGGGCAGCGTACCGGTGAGGACGAAGGTCTTGCCGGCGAGACTGGCGCTGGCGCTCGGGCGCGAGGTCCCGCCGCTCAGCCGCACCCCTGCGGCGCGGAGCTTTTTGACCACGCGCCGCTCCTCCTCGCGGCTGAAGAAGTCCGCCACACTGGCGGCCACCACCGGGCCGATGCCGTCAATGGCCTGAAGTTCTTCCTGGCTGGCGGCCATGATCGCGTCGAGACTGCCAAAATGGGCCGCCAGAGCTGCGGCGGCCACACTGCCGACGTGGCGAATGCCCAGGCCAATAATCACCCGTTCCAGGGGCCGCTGTTTCGACTCTTCAATAGCCCGCAACAGATTGGCGACCCGTCTGGGGCCGTAGCCCTCGACGCCCTGGAAGTGCTCCGGCGTCAGGTTGTAGAGGTCGGCCACGTCGTTGACCCAGCCCATGTTCACGAACAGCTCGGCCTGACGCTCGCCGATGCCGGCGATGTCCATCGCGCCGCGACTGACGAAGTGTTCAATCCGGCGCACCAGTTGGGCCGGGCAGATGCCGAAGTTGGGGCAGCGCCAGGCCGCCTCGCCAGGCTGCCGCTCCAGGGGCGTGCCACAGGCCGGGCAGTGGGTGGGAAAGCTCCAGGGCTGCTCGGCGCCGGTGCGCAGGCGCAGCACCGGTCCCACCACGTAGGGAATGACATCTCCGGCCCGCTGCACGATCACATAGTCGCCGATGCGGATGTCGCGCTCGGCGATGTAATCGGCATTGTGCAGACTGGCGTTACGCACGGTCACTCCGCCGATAACCACTGGCTCCAGTTCGGCGTTGGGCGTCACCACCCCTGTGCGGCCCACGTTCACGGTGATGTTAAGCAGGCGCGTGACGGCCTCGCGGGCGGGGAACTTGAAGGCCACCGCCCAGCGCGGCTCGCGCTGCACAGCGCCCAGGACGCGCTGTTGCTCGAAGTCGTCCACCTTGATCACGATGCCGTCGGCCTCGTAAGGGAGCTGGTCGCGGCGGGTCATCCACTCGCGACAGTAGGCGATAACCTGCTCGAAGTCCTCGAAGTGGCGGGCATCGGCGTTGACGGGGAAGCCCAGGGCGCGCAGGTAGCGGAGCGCCTGCCACTGGCCGGTCAGGGTGACGCCCTCGAAGGGGCCGACGCCGTAGGCGAAGAAGCGCAGGGGCCGCGCTGCGCTGATCGCGGGGTCCTTCTGGCGGAGGGAGCCAGCGGCGGCGTTGCGGGGATTGGCGAAGGTCTTCTCACCGGCGGCAGCCAGACGTTCGTTCAGCGCCTCGAAGTCGGCGGTGCGCATATACACCTCGCCGCGCACCTCGATCAGGCTGGCCAGGGGCAGCCCCGTCTCCTGCGGGTCGCGCAGGCGCAGGGGGATGTCGCGCACAGTGCGCAGATTGGCGGTGACATCCTCGCCCACCTCGCCATCGCCGCGGGTGGCTCCCTGCACCAGGATCCCACCGCGGTAGGTGAGGGCCACGGCGAGGCCGTCAATCTTTGGCTCGACCACATAGGAGACGGAAACATCGGGGCCGAGCAGCTTGAGCACGCGGCTCTCGCGCCACTCGCGGAGTTCGGCCTCGTTCATCGCGTTGCCGAGGGAGAGCATGGGTTGAGGGTGGCGCACCCTGGCGAACAGGCTGCTGGCCTCCCCGCCTACCCGCTGCGTAGGCGAGTCGGGGGTGATCAACTCGGGGTGGGCCGCCTCGAGGGCGCGCAACTCGCGCATCAGCGCGTCATACTCCGCGTCGCTCAGGGTCGGAGCGTCGAGCACGTAGTAGCGGTAATTGGCCTCTTCGATGGCGGCGCGCAACTCGGCCGCGCGCCGGGCGGGATCGCGGTGGTCCATAGTGGATGAAGCTCCCTGGGTGCAACCTGGAGAGTTGCGCTACGATTCGTTCCCTCAATAGCCGGGGTGTAGGGAAGCCGGGTTCCCCCTTTGTTTGTCAGAGTGACATATTTCACGCATTATGACGCATTATTCGATATAATTGTTCAATCTATAACCCCTTGCTGGTTGTATTGTACCTGTGGAGGAGGGTCAACGATGGACTTTCTGCAAGCGCCCAGGCAAACAACGACGCAGCAAGCTGCTACGGACTCGGTTGATCTGAGCCGTAAGATCCTGGCGGATCTGTTTGGACCTCCAGAACGGCGCGCTTTCGCCGTCGCCTTCTGGGATGGCAGCCGCGAGGCGCCGGGCGGGGCGCCCGCGTTCACGCTGGTGTTGCGACGTCCCGACGCGCTTCGGCGCATGCTCGCGCCCCCCTCGGAGTTAACCCTGGCCGAAGCCTATCTGCGTGGCGATATTGACATCGAGGGCGATCTCGGCGCCGCCAGCGGAGTGGCCGACGAGCTTGGGGCCTTGCTGACCGCTCCAGGGCGCCTGGCGCGGGTAATGCTGCGCCTGCAGGCCCTCCCTGCCGCTGATGAGACGCCGGTTGCTCAGACGGACGGGCGGTTTCAACACCAGGGTCAGCGCCATTCGCTGGAACGCGATCGCGCCGCCGTGCGCCACCATTATGATCTCGGCAACGACTTCTATGCCCTGTGGCTGGACCGGCGCATGGTCTACTCCTGCGCCTACTTCCCGACAGGCGGCGAGACCCTCGACGAGGCTCAGGAGGCCAAACTGGAGTTGATCTGCCGGAAGCTGCGCCTGCGCCCCGGCGAGCGCTTGCTCGACATTGGCTGCGGCTGGGGCGGGTTGATCAGCTATGCTGCCGAACGCTACGGCGTCGAGGCCCTGGGCATCACCCTCAGCGAGGCCCAGGCCGAACTGGCTCGCGAGCGAATCGCGGCGGCAGGGTTGAGCGGGCGCTGTCGGGTGGAGATCTGCGACTATCGCGAACTGCCGCCCTCAGAGGTGTTCGACAAGGTTGTCAGCGTGGGCATGGTCGAACACGTTGGCCGCGCGCAGATGCGCGCCTACTTCGAGGCGGCCTTCCGCCACACCCGCCCCGGCGGCCTGTTCCTCAACCACGGCATCGTCCTGGCGACGCGGCAACGCCAGACCAGCCTGAGCCGCATCGGGGCCAGGCTATGGGGGCAGGGGGCCTTCATTCAACGCTACATCTTCCCCGACGGCGAGTTGTTGCCCGCTGGCGAGATGTTGAGCTACGCTGAGGAGTGCGGGTTCGAGCCGCGCGACCTGGAGAGCCTGCGCGAGCATTATGCCGTGACCCTCGATCACTGGCGGCGGCGCCTGGAGGCGCGCCAGACCGAGGCGGTCGCGCTGGTGGGCGAGCGGTTGTACCGCGCCTGGCGGCTCTACCTGGCCGGTTCGGCCTGGCGCTTCCGCGTCGGGCAGATCGGCATTGTGCAGATGTTGTTCGCCCGGCAAACCGCCCGTGGCCGGGTTGAATTGCCCCCGACCCGGGCCGATCTGTACGCCGAGCGACCTCTGGAGTGGAGTGTAGGGGGATGACGCCGAAGGTTGGGCCACTTGTGCACCCTCGGGTGGGAGGGGAGGTGGGGAAACCTCTCAGGTGTAGGGTTTTTCGAGCGAGAAGGAGTTTTCGGCATTCCAATGCGCTTGTGATCCTCACCCCCCGCCCCCCTCTCCACCGTAGGTGGAGAGCGGGAAGTTGGGCGTCCCAATGTCCCGGATGGCGCATGTGACGCGAGGATGTGCTGGAAAACCCTACACCTGAGAAGGTGGGGAAACCCGGTTTCCCCGCTTTCCAACTGCTGTTGGGGCGCCTGAGCTCCCAGCACCGGTTGGAAGCCGGTGAAGCAATCTCAACTTGAGCGCGGCGGCGCGATCTGGTATAGTCCCATTTGTGATGGATGCCACGCAGATAGGGGAAGGAACTGTTCGCCGCCGCGCCGTATCGCTCTGCATGCCCGGCCGTATCGCCTGGAGCAGGAGTGCAGCCTGGCGCTGGCTGCCGCGCGCCCTCGGCCTGCTGATCGCCCTTGAACTGGGCCTGCTCGCGCCCCTCACCTGCGTGTTCCACTGCTTCCTGGCGGCGCGCGGGGAACGACCGGCAATCGCCTGGTTCCTCTGCGGCGCGCACCACCCGCCGGCGGCGACGATCGCCGACGCCGACGCGCCCGCGGCAGGCTCGCCCAGAGCCTTCTTCGAACTGCTTCCCCCGGCGCCGCCGCTGCTGCCCCTGGCTGGCCTGCTGACGCTTATCGCCGTCCTGAGCCTTGCTCGAGGTTATGTTCCGCCCTTCCTGTCACCGCCGACACCTCCACCGCGTTCTGTGTTCCCCAGGTAGTACAGAGGCAATCCGGAGGATTGCCCCACCCCGCAGGCAGAGGGTGGGGGAACCTTGTGTCTCGCAAGTTTACGACAGCAAGCGGATTAACCGCATTTTATACCTGGAGGACACGAATTATGCGAGTGACAAACGTGCTCGTGCTCATACTGGTGGGCGTGGCCCTGCTGGCTGGTTGTGGCGCGTCGGCGCCTCAGATTTCCGTCAACGAACCCTGGGTGCGCGCCGCCAAGATGACCGGGATGGATGCCCAGGGCGGGATGAGCGGCCATGGCAGTCACGGTGGCACCGATATGACGCCTCCGAGTGGCACCAGCGCCGCCTACATGGTGCTGGTCAATCGGGGCGGCGCAGGCGACCGGCTTGTCTCTGCCAGCACCGATGTTGCCGAAGTGGTCGAGTTGCACGAGACCAAAATGGTGGATAATGTGATGCAGATGGCGCCGGTCACCGGCGGCATCCCCGTCCCCGCGAATGGCCAGGTCGAATTGAAGCCCGGCGGCCTCCACGTGATGCTGATCGGATTGAAGCGTGATCTGGCCGCGGGCGAGACCGTCCGGCTGACGCTGAAGTTCGAACGCGCCGGCGAGGTGACGGTGGACGCTCCGGTGCGGATGCCTTGAGGTGGGCACAGGCCCCGTGAAGCGCATGTGGGACAACCCTCCGGGTTGCATGTGGGACAACCCGGAGGGTCGTCCCATAATCTGGCTACTTCATAACCGATTGGAAAAAAACTATGCCTCGTCTGGGATTGTTCTCGATTGCATTGATCCTGGCCCTCCTGAGCGGTTGTGCTCGACCCGCGCCCGGCCCCGCGCCCGAGTCTTCGGTCCAGCAGGGAACGCGCATCGAACCGCCGACGCAACTGAGCGATTTCACCCTGCCCAGCAGCCTGGGCCGCGATCTGAGCCTTAGCGAGTTGCGCGGCAAGCCCCTCCTGCTCTTCTTCGGCTACACCTTCTGCCCCGATGTCTGTCCGATGACCCTCTCGGAGATGAAACGGGTGAAGGCCGATCTTGGCGCTGATAGCGAACAGTTGCAGGTGGTGTTCATCAGCGTGGATGGGGCGCGGGATACCCCTGAGGTGCTGGCACGGCATCTGGCGGCCTTCGATCCGACGTTCATCGGTCTGCAGGGCGACGATGCCACCCTGCGGCGGATCGGCCCGGAGTACGGGCTGTACTACAAGCGCAACACGCCCGAAGGCACCAGCGCCGCCTACCTGGTAGACCACAGCTCGGCGACTTATCTGATTGACGCCGAGGGGCGCCTGCGCGTCGTATATAGCTTCGGCACGCCCCCTGAGGTGATCGCGGCAGACGTTCGCGCGTTGTTGAAGGAAGGTTGACCGTGCGCGCGGGAAGACTCCCGGCGCCCATGCCGGGACGTGATGTTCATCGTCACAGGGCTGACCGGCCGCTCAAGGAGCGCCGGTCGTGGCCGGGGCGGGGCGCCTGGCGCTCGCTGATGTTTCTCGTGGCTCTGGCGGCGGCGCTCCTGGCCGGCGCCTGTGGCGGGGGCAGCCTGCCGCCGCTCGCCCCTGACCAGGTGCGCGCCCAGCAGACAGTCAATGGCCTTACCATCACCCTGGACACGCAGCGCGATCCGCAGATCAACCAGCCCCAGCGCTTCCGTGTAACGCTCACCGACCGGCTGGGTCGCCCCCTCGACGGGGCCAGCGTTTACCTGGACCTGGACATGAACATGATCTGCCTCAGCGGCGCGCAGCCGCTGGCCACACCCGTGGGGCCGGGCCAGTACGAGGCCCGTTCGGTCTACCAGATGCCCGGGGAGTGGGAGATCACCGTGTACGCCCAGGTGAACGGCGAAACCCGCCAAGCCCTGTTCCGTATTCACGTGGCCGACCCTGACGGGTCGCCGCTGGGGTAAGCGGGGGCGCAGGGCAAGCCGGTTGCCCCGGGTGCAAATCAAGAGAGTTCCTGGGGAGGCCTTGCCCTCCCGAACCCTCACCGGGCAGAGGCCCGTGCGACCTGGTTGCCCCGTGGGTGTCAGGTCCAGAGGTGCGCGATGCAAAACCAGAGGTCAAAACGCGAGATGGCCGAGCGACTGGAGGGGCGTCTCGGATTGAGCACCGAGCAGTGGTTGAAGGTGATCGAAACCCTTTCAGCCATCCTGCTCTCGCTGGCGGCGCTGGGAACCTCCTGGAGCGGCTATCAGGCCGGCCTGTGGAACGGGCAGATGGCGACGCGCTATAACCAGGCAGGCGCGCTGCGCGTCGAGTCGGTCAGAAACAGCGGGATAGCCAGCCGCAACGTCCAGCTTGACGTGCAGTTGTTCACCGACTGGCTCGAGGCCGTCGCCGCGAAGAATCAGGCGCTGGCGGATTTCTACCGGACGCGCTTCCGGCCCGAGTTCGTGCCGGCCTTTGAGGCGTGGCTGGCCAGTCGCCCCCTCGAGAACCCGCAGGCCGCCTCCAGCCCGTTCGAAATGCCGGAGTACCGGCTCGCCGCTCAGGAGGAAGCCAACCGGCTGGAACGCGAAGCTGGCGAAATGTTCGACCAGGGCATCGCCGCCAACCAGACCGCTGACCGGTACGTGCTTAACACGGTGATCCTGGCCCTGGTGCTCTTCTTCAGCGGCCTGGTCTCGAACTTCAAGCTCCTCTTCGTGCGCATAACGCTCATCGCGATCGCAATGGCGCTGCTCACCTATGGGGTGAGCAGGCTGCTGGTATATCCGGTGCTTTGAGAGCCGCCGAAGGACGGGTCAATGTTCCGCGAACGTTGCCAGCCACGCTCTGGTGTGCGGCGCAACTGTCGGAGAGGCAGCGGCCAGTTCGATACGCAGCCGCGCCAGGTCGGCGGGGGTGTCCACGTCGTACCAGCCAGGTAACAGCGCGACGCGGAGATCCAGTTCGGCGGCGATCGCCAGGGTGTCGCGCAGCACCGTGGGCGTGCTCATTGTCACCTCGCGCAGCAAGCGCGAGTGAGGGCGATGCATGCCGATCAGATAGTAGCCGCCGTCATCGCTGGGGCCGAACACCAGATCGTGCGCGCCAAGGAGTGCAAACGCGCGATTGACGTAAGCCGCGGGCAGGGTGGGAATGTCGGAGCCGATCAGCACGGCGGCGCCGGGGCCGGCGCCCAGAACCGTGGCGAAGCAGCGCTCCATACGCTCGCCGAGGTCGGCGCCCTGTTGGGGCAGCAGGGCGAAATCAGGGGCCAGCGCCGCAAAGTAGCTGGCGGCCTCCACAGGCTGGTAGACGACCACCCGTGACGAGGCCGGGACCTGACGGGCCAGCGCCAGGGTGTCGCGCAGGAAGCAGGCGTACAGCTCCGCCGCCGCGGCATGGCTCAGGGGAGGGCACAGGCGGGTCTTGGTCTGGCCGGCGACGGGTTGTTTGGCGAAGATCAGCAGGGTCTGGCGCATCATTACGGGTACGTGTTCAGATTTACTGCAGAGCGCGCAAGGATTGTTGGAACCCTCCGCGCCCTCTGCGGTGCGAACATGTTCGGTAGATGCAATATTAGCTATTACGGTCGCAGTTGCGGCCCGAGCGGCGCTGTGCTAGAATAAAGCTGTTACTGGCGACGTAGCAAAGTGGTAATGCAGCGGTCTGCAAAACCGCCATTCGCGGGTTCGATTCCCGCCGTCGCCTCCAATCGGTTCGCCCCGCCGCCACGCGGGGCGTTTTACGTTCCGGCGCGCCTTGTCAGCCGCTGCGCGCGTCAGTATAATGCCGGAGTCTGTAGAGG is a genomic window of Chloroflexaceae bacterium containing:
- a CDS encoding SCO family protein — its product is MPRLGLFSIALILALLSGCARPAPGPAPESSVQQGTRIEPPTQLSDFTLPSSLGRDLSLSELRGKPLLLFFGYTFCPDVCPMTLSEMKRVKADLGADSEQLQVVFISVDGARDTPEVLARHLAAFDPTFIGLQGDDATLRRIGPEYGLYYKRNTPEGTSAAYLVDHSSATYLIDAEGRLRVVYSFGTPPEVIAADVRALLKEG
- a CDS encoding FixH family protein; translation: MPGRDVHRHRADRPLKERRSWPGRGAWRSLMFLVALAAALLAGACGGGSLPPLAPDQVRAQQTVNGLTITLDTQRDPQINQPQRFRVTLTDRLGRPLDGASVYLDLDMNMICLSGAQPLATPVGPGQYEARSVYQMPGEWEITVYAQVNGETRQALFRIHVADPDGSPLG
- a CDS encoding cyclopropane-fatty-acyl-phospholipid synthase family protein — protein: MDFLQAPRQTTTQQAATDSVDLSRKILADLFGPPERRAFAVAFWDGSREAPGGAPAFTLVLRRPDALRRMLAPPSELTLAEAYLRGDIDIEGDLGAASGVADELGALLTAPGRLARVMLRLQALPAADETPVAQTDGRFQHQGQRHSLERDRAAVRHHYDLGNDFYALWLDRRMVYSCAYFPTGGETLDEAQEAKLELICRKLRLRPGERLLDIGCGWGGLISYAAERYGVEALGITLSEAQAELARERIAAAGLSGRCRVEICDYRELPPSEVFDKVVSVGMVEHVGRAQMRAYFEAAFRHTRPGGLFLNHGIVLATRQRQTSLSRIGARLWGQGAFIQRYIFPDGELLPAGEMLSYAEECGFEPRDLESLREHYAVTLDHWRRRLEARQTEAVALVGERLYRAWRLYLAGSAWRFRVGQIGIVQMLFARQTARGRVELPPTRADLYAERPLEWSVGG
- a CDS encoding TIGR04282 family arsenosugar biosynthesis glycosyltransferase, producing the protein MMRQTLLIFAKQPVAGQTKTRLCPPLSHAAAAELYACFLRDTLALARQVPASSRVVVYQPVEAASYFAALAPDFALLPQQGADLGERMERCFATVLGAGPGAAVLIGSDIPTLPAAYVNRAFALLGAHDLVFGPSDDGGYYLIGMHRPHSRLLREVTMSTPTVLRDTLAIAAELDLRVALLPGWYDVDTPADLARLRIELAAASPTVAPHTRAWLATFAEH
- the ligA gene encoding NAD-dependent DNA ligase LigA, translated to MDHRDPARRAAELRAAIEEANYRYYVLDAPTLSDAEYDALMRELRALEAAHPELITPDSPTQRVGGEASSLFARVRHPQPMLSLGNAMNEAELREWRESRVLKLLGPDVSVSYVVEPKIDGLAVALTYRGGILVQGATRGDGEVGEDVTANLRTVRDIPLRLRDPQETGLPLASLIEVRGEVYMRTADFEALNERLAAAGEKTFANPRNAAAGSLRQKDPAISAARPLRFFAYGVGPFEGVTLTGQWQALRYLRALGFPVNADARHFEDFEQVIAYCREWMTRRDQLPYEADGIVIKVDDFEQQRVLGAVQREPRWAVAFKFPAREAVTRLLNITVNVGRTGVVTPNAELEPVVIGGVTVRNASLHNADYIAERDIRIGDYVIVQRAGDVIPYVVGPVLRLRTGAEQPWSFPTHCPACGTPLERQPGEAAWRCPNFGICPAQLVRRIEHFVSRGAMDIAGIGERQAELFVNMGWVNDVADLYNLTPEHFQGVEGYGPRRVANLLRAIEESKQRPLERVIIGLGIRHVGSVAAAALAAHFGSLDAIMAASQEELQAIDGIGPVVAASVADFFSREEERRVVKKLRAAGVRLSGGTSRPSASASLAGKTFVLTGTLPTLTRDQASELIIAHGGKVTDSVSRKTSYVVAGANPGSKLARAGELGVPVLDEAGLLALIGAGDGNIEGEPSLPPAPQTQ
- a CDS encoding copper chaperone PCu(A)C — translated: MRVTNVLVLILVGVALLAGCGASAPQISVNEPWVRAAKMTGMDAQGGMSGHGSHGGTDMTPPSGTSAAYMVLVNRGGAGDRLVSASTDVAEVVELHETKMVDNVMQMAPVTGGIPVPANGQVELKPGGLHVMLIGLKRDLAAGETVRLTLKFERAGEVTVDAPVRMP